The DNA window GCCGTTGAGGAAAGCCGCGCGTCCACCGACCAACACCGCCCGAACCGTGTCGTCGTTGCGGTTGACCATCCGCGACAGGCCGCCGTACTGCTCGACCGGCGCCTCGGCGTAGGCCTCCAGCGATTCGTCCAGCCGTTCGGGATCGATCACGACGATGTCGGCGCGGTCGCCGATACGTAGATGGCCGGCGTCGATGCGATACCAGTCGGCGAGTTCACCGGTGAGCCGGTGGACTGCCTGCTCGACCGTCATGAACGGCTTGCCGGCTTTCTGCGCCTCCTGGACGTGGCGCAGGAATCGCAGGTTCATGTTGTAGAACGCCATGTTGCGAAGGTGGGCGCCGGCGTCGGAGAAGCCCATCTGAATGCCGGAATCTCGGGCCAGCTTCTTGAGCACGTCGGGCCGGTGGTTGGAGATCGTCGTGCGCCAGCGCAGCGCCGTGCCGTGCTCGAGAACCAGGTCGAGGAAGGCGTCAACGGGGTGGCGGCCGCCGCGATCGAGGCCCACCTGGCCGAATGACTTGCCGACCACCGCCTCGTCGGGGCAGGCGACAATCTCGGCGTCGAAAAAGTCGCGCTGCCACACCCGCATCCCGAACTTGCTCTCGTACTCCCTGCGGAACTGTCTACGATACGACTCGTCGCGAAGCAGCTCATTGCGCGCGACCTCGTCGCGTAGGTGCAGCGCCGCCGCGCCTGCCCCGAACTCTTCGAAGACGACGAGATCGATGCCGTCGGCGTACACCTCGAAGGGCACCGGCAGGTGCTGCCAGCGGAAGTTGCCGCCGAGGCGGTTGACCAAGCGGGCCAACGGGCCCAGCACTTTGATGGCATATGGATTCGATTTGACGTCGGCGGCCGACAGCAGGCTGGTTTTCAGCGGGTTGCGGAAGATTCCGAGTGACTGGGCGAGCTGCGACCCGAGGCTCAGCGGGTTCTCGATGTCGGGTCCGGACTGCAGAACCCGGCCCGCCCGGCGCAGCTTGGACTTGAGGCGGCGCAGTTCTCGCGGCTTGGCGTACGTCGAAGGCAATGTGCGGGACCGGCAGACTTCGCCGTCGAGCTTGTCGAAAAGCAGTTGTTGAGAAGACATTCCGACGAACCCGGCGCGTAGCGCCTCGTCGAGCCACTTCTCCATCTGGGCCTGTTCGCTTCTGGTCGGCCGCTGCCCTTTCTGGGTCGCACGGTCCAATCCCATTGTCGCGGCACGCATATCCGAGTGCCCGATGAATGCGGCCACGTTGGGCCCGAGCGGCCGCGCCTCCAGCGCTGCGATGTACTCCTCGCAGTTGGTCCAGGTCTTGTGGGCGTCGACAGCGCCGATGACATGCTCGCGGGGGATCGCCTCAACGCGCCCGAAGATGTCGCCTGCGTCCACACCGCCGACGTGGACGGTGGACAGCGAGCAGGATCCGAGCATCACAGTGGTCACGCCATGGCGGAGCGATTCCGTCAGCGCCGGACCGACCAGTACCTCGACGTCGTAGTGGGTGTGGATGTCGATCATGCCGGGCAGGACCCACTGGCCCGTGGCGTCGATGACTCGAGGGCAGTCCGTCGGATCGAGCTCGGCGTCGGTGATGGCAGCGACGTGACCATCGCGGATGCCGATGTTGCGCACGGCCGACGGTGAGCCCGAGCCGTCGAACCAGCGGCCGTTCGTGATGATGGTGTCGTACGCCACCAGGTCATAGAACAGGGCGGATACGCGGGTGTCAACGAAATCTGTGAACAGATTCCGATTTTTGTCTACTTTCTCCTTTGAGCTGCGACTATCCGGACGCCCAACCGTCAGGCTGGCGGCCGTCGAGGTCGGTGAATCCGTAATCGCGCGCGAGCTCGGCCGACGTCACGGATTGCTGGTTGAACCGCGATCGGCGTGCGTCCGCGGCCATCGCGGCCACCCCGCGTCCCACGTACCGGGGCGTCTCCGAGACGGCAAAGCCCGGGGGAGCGACAGGACCGTCGGACCGCAGGGGGTCCAGCGCGACATGCCAGTTCTCCTCGGTGACGCCCCAGTTGTCGAGCATCATCTCCGACCGCAGCCAGCCGGGCGTCACCGCCACCGCGGTAGCACCGAAGCCCTGCAGTTCGTGGCCGTGGCTGTAGGCGAGCCTGTTCACCGCGGTCTTGGCGAGGTCATAGAACACCGACAATCGGTAGTTGTCGTCGTTGAAACTCTTTGTCCCGTCGGTCACTTCGACGAGGAGTCCACCGGGCTTGCCGACCAGCAGCGGTAGCAGGCAGTGCGACGTAATCAGATGCGTGTCGATGCCGAGCCGCAGGATCCGAAGACCGTCGGCGAGGTCGTGCTCCCAGATCGGCCTGTGCCACAGCGGTGGTCCGCCCTTGAGGACCTCCGCACCCCAGATGTCGTTGACGAGGATGTCGATCGCGCCGTGGTCGTCGGCGATTCGGTCGGCAAGGCTGCCCACCGCGGCGATATCGAGGTGGTCGACCTGCACGGCAATGCCGGTGCCGCCTAGTTGGGTGACGAGGTCGGCGGTCTCCTCGATCGTTTCCGGGCGGTCGTAGTCGGACTGCTCGTTGCCGGACACGCTGCTGCGCCCGGTGCAGATGACTGTCGCCCCGGCCTCACCGAGCGCTGCGGCGATGCCGCGTCCGGCACCGCGCGTCGCCCCCGCCACGACGGCCACCCGACCGCGCAGCGCATCTCTATCCGGAGTCCAGTCCATGGGGGCATACTCGCTGAATGTGACCCCCTTACAGCGGTATATCGCCGAAGAAATCGCTACCGATCACGTCGACGGGTTGCTGTCCAGACGCGAGGCCCTGCGCCGACTGGCATTGCTTGGTGTCGGCACCGCGGCTGCCAGTGCGTTGATCGCGGCGTGCGGAGACAACAAGCAACCGACTGCGGACGCGCCGGTGACCTCGAACGAGCCCCGGACGGCGAGCGCGCCGCCGCCGGGGTCGGAGAACACCGTTCCGTCCACACCCATCACCTGGGCCGGACCCCGCGGCGAACTGCACGCAGCGTGGGCCCCAGCAGCCGATCCGCGCGGCGCAGTCCTCGTCATCCACGAGAACAAGGGCCTCAACGACTACATCCGCTCGGTGGCCGGACGGTTCGCCGGCATCGGCTACTCCGCGCTGGCGATCGACCTGCTGTCGGCGCAGGGCGGCACGGGCACGTTCGCCGACCCCGCCGAGGCGACGGCTGCATTGGGCAAGG is part of the Mycolicibacterium tusciae JS617 genome and encodes:
- a CDS encoding N-acyl-D-amino-acid deacylase family protein: MAYDTIITNGRWFDGSGSPSAVRNIGIRDGHVAAITDAELDPTDCPRVIDATGQWVLPGMIDIHTHYDVEVLVGPALTESLRHGVTTVMLGSCSLSTVHVGGVDAGDIFGRVEAIPREHVIGAVDAHKTWTNCEEYIAALEARPLGPNVAAFIGHSDMRAATMGLDRATQKGQRPTRSEQAQMEKWLDEALRAGFVGMSSQQLLFDKLDGEVCRSRTLPSTYAKPRELRRLKSKLRRAGRVLQSGPDIENPLSLGSQLAQSLGIFRNPLKTSLLSAADVKSNPYAIKVLGPLARLVNRLGGNFRWQHLPVPFEVYADGIDLVVFEEFGAGAAALHLRDEVARNELLRDESYRRQFRREYESKFGMRVWQRDFFDAEIVACPDEAVVGKSFGQVGLDRGGRHPVDAFLDLVLEHGTALRWRTTISNHRPDVLKKLARDSGIQMGFSDAGAHLRNMAFYNMNLRFLRHVQEAQKAGKPFMTVEQAVHRLTGELADWYRIDAGHLRIGDRADIVVIDPERLDESLEAYAEAPVEQYGGLSRMVNRNDDTVRAVLVGGRAAFLNGESTDLVGAQRIGRFLRAAHKAPAHSNQESELSSVS
- a CDS encoding SDR family oxidoreductase, coding for MDWTPDRDALRGRVAVVAGATRGAGRGIAAALGEAGATVICTGRSSVSGNEQSDYDRPETIEETADLVTQLGGTGIAVQVDHLDIAAVGSLADRIADDHGAIDILVNDIWGAEVLKGGPPLWHRPIWEHDLADGLRILRLGIDTHLITSHCLLPLLVGKPGGLLVEVTDGTKSFNDDNYRLSVFYDLAKTAVNRLAYSHGHELQGFGATAVAVTPGWLRSEMMLDNWGVTEENWHVALDPLRSDGPVAPPGFAVSETPRYVGRGVAAMAADARRSRFNQQSVTSAELARDYGFTDLDGRQPDGWASG
- a CDS encoding dienelactone hydrolase family protein, which codes for MTPLQRYIAEEIATDHVDGLLSRREALRRLALLGVGTAAASALIAACGDNKQPTADAPVTSNEPRTASAPPPGSENTVPSTPITWAGPRGELHAAWAPAADPRGAVLVIHENKGLNDYIRSVAGRFAGIGYSALAIDLLSAQGGTGTFADPAEATAALGKVAPEEALADLKSGIDELQRRVPGKKVAAVGFCMGGGFVWRLLAAGEPRLAAAVPFYGPTPDNPDFAGSKDVAVLGIYAAQDQRVNATEPAARAALEKAGMVFELVTEPDANHAFFNDTGDRYNPTAAADAWRRVQDWFTAHVA